The Candidatus Binatus sp. sequence TTGGCCTCAGAATGACAAAGTGGTCGGCCTCGCCGATCGTGAAACAAAGCAGTCGTCGCTCTGTGCCGAAACAAATTCACAAGCTTTCCGGATGACACAAAAATAATCAACGCTGCTGGGGACCTTTCTTGCGCAGTTCTTCGTCGCGATAGCGCTTGAAGAGGATCGTCCATTCGTTCGAGCCTTCGACGACGCCGCGCTTGATCGACGATATCTTGCGCCGCACGATCGCGTCGATTTCGTCGCCCTGCTCGCTGAACTGAGCGACCA is a genomic window containing:
- a CDS encoding DUF507 family protein yields the protein MKFTEARVLFLARESLAKLRDEGLAEISNFPLALRQARELVAQFSEQGDEIDAIVRRKISSIKRGVVEGSNEWTILFKRYRDEELRKKGPQQR